The following are encoded in a window of Bacillus xiapuensis genomic DNA:
- the lysA gene encoding diaminopimelate decarboxylase, which translates to MHTYGTARVNHYGHLEIGGVDTVSLAEQYGTPLYVYDVALIRQRARGFKETFEHLGVRAQVAYASKAFSAIAMIQLADQEGLSLDVVSGGELFTALKAGFPVERIHFHGNNKSREEMKMALEAGIGCIVVDNFYELDMLEALSGEQGNAMNILLRVTPGIEAHTHDYILTGQEDSKFGFDLNNGQAEEAIRKAMQMRGVKLLGIHCHIGSQIFETTGFTLAAGKIIAKLADWKSSLQFEAEVLNLGGGFGIRYTEDDTPLEPSQYVKEIINEVKNKTRACGIAMPEIWIEPGRSLVGDAGTTLYQIGSEKVVPEVRKYLAVDGGMSDNIRPALYEAKYEAVLANRVNEPVEETVSIAGKCCESGDMLIWDLPLPKASSGDILAVFCTGAYGYAMANNYNRIPKPAVVFAENGRAELVIKRESYEDLVKLDLPLTLSINR; encoded by the coding sequence ATGCATACATATGGAACAGCCCGTGTGAATCATTACGGCCACTTGGAAATCGGAGGAGTGGATACAGTCAGTCTGGCTGAACAATACGGTACTCCTCTTTACGTTTATGATGTCGCTTTAATAAGGCAGCGGGCAAGAGGATTTAAAGAAACGTTTGAACATCTGGGAGTTCGGGCGCAGGTGGCTTATGCCAGCAAAGCATTTTCCGCTATCGCTATGATTCAGCTAGCCGATCAGGAAGGGCTGTCTCTTGATGTTGTTTCAGGAGGGGAGTTATTTACAGCCTTAAAAGCAGGATTTCCTGTCGAACGCATTCATTTCCACGGCAATAACAAAAGCCGGGAAGAAATGAAGATGGCCCTCGAAGCGGGGATTGGCTGTATCGTAGTGGATAATTTTTATGAACTGGACATGCTGGAGGCTCTCAGCGGCGAACAAGGAAATGCAATGAATATTCTTTTGCGTGTAACGCCGGGAATTGAAGCGCATACGCATGATTACATTTTAACGGGACAAGAGGATTCTAAGTTCGGTTTTGACTTGAATAACGGCCAAGCTGAGGAAGCCATCCGGAAGGCAATGCAGATGAGAGGGGTAAAGCTGCTGGGCATTCATTGCCATATCGGTTCGCAAATTTTTGAAACGACCGGCTTCACCTTAGCGGCTGGAAAAATCATTGCCAAGCTCGCCGATTGGAAATCCAGCCTTCAATTTGAAGCGGAAGTCTTGAACCTTGGCGGGGGGTTTGGCATTCGCTATACGGAGGATGACACGCCGCTTGAACCTTCGCAATATGTAAAAGAGATTATCAATGAAGTAAAGAACAAAACGAGGGCATGCGGAATCGCGATGCCGGAAATCTGGATTGAACCGGGACGGTCACTCGTTGGAGACGCTGGAACAACACTTTATCAAATAGGCTCAGAAAAGGTCGTTCCGGAAGTGCGCAAGTATTTGGCAGTAGATGGCGGAATGAGCGACAATATTCGACCGGCTCTGTATGAAGCGAAATATGAAGCGGTGCTGGCAAACCGAGTGAATGAGCCAGTAGAGGAGACGGTATCGATTGCAGGAAAATGCTGTGAATCCGGAGATATGCTCATTTGGGATCTGCCGCTTCCTAAAGCAAGCTCGGGTGATATTTTAGCCGTATTTTGCACAGGGGCTTACGGCTATGCAATGGCGAATAACTATAATCGCATTCCGAAACCGGCAGTCGTCTTTGCAGAAAATGGCCGAGCGGAACTTGTCATTAAAAGAGAGAGCTATGAGGATCTCGTCAAGCTGGATTTGCCGTTAACGCTTTCCATCAACCGCTAA
- a CDS encoding spore germination protein, with protein MDRLMEEKLGLGKSFDTGVRQFNILGKKVHVYYVNGLCDTLFIIELLTELTQLNDLERRSSRVGDIIENRLAHQSVSRVESLDQALDQVLSGLIAIVAENEEAAYIVDVRSYPGRQPEEPDTEKVVRGSRDGYVENIIVNTALTRRRIRDGRLRFEMTKVGTRSKTDVAIGYIDGVADPDLVALVKQELSSICVDGIPMADKTIEEFIVKQGYNPYPIVRYTERADIGAVHLLEGHVLLFVDTSPSVIILPATFFHHLQHAEEYRQAPAVGTFIRWLRFGGVLASLFLLPLWLLVALQPELLPKALEFIGPNKETNIPLVIQILLADVGVEFLRIAAIHTPTPLSTAMGLIAAVLIGQIAIDVGLFVPEVILYIAIASIGTYATPSYELSIANKLARLVLLLAVALFKVPGFMIASTCIIIYLARMRALNTPYLWPILPFDPQSFKQVFIRKAVPASKLRPSIVHPIDQRRQPAGK; from the coding sequence ATGGATCGGCTGATGGAAGAGAAGCTCGGGCTTGGAAAAAGCTTTGATACAGGTGTTCGCCAATTTAACATTTTAGGGAAGAAAGTACATGTCTACTATGTGAATGGTTTGTGTGACACACTCTTTATCATCGAGCTGCTGACCGAATTAACACAGTTAAATGATTTGGAGAGAAGAAGCTCTCGAGTTGGCGATATTATTGAAAACCGCTTAGCTCATCAATCAGTGAGCCGGGTAGAGTCATTGGATCAAGCGCTCGATCAAGTATTATCCGGCTTAATTGCCATCGTCGCAGAAAACGAGGAGGCCGCTTATATAGTGGATGTCCGCAGCTATCCGGGAAGACAGCCGGAAGAGCCGGACACCGAAAAAGTTGTTCGGGGCTCCAGGGATGGATATGTGGAGAATATTATTGTGAACACTGCTTTAACAAGAAGAAGAATTAGAGACGGACGCTTGCGGTTTGAGATGACAAAAGTAGGTACACGCTCCAAAACCGATGTCGCTATCGGTTATATCGATGGGGTGGCCGATCCGGATCTTGTGGCGTTAGTGAAGCAAGAGCTTTCGTCGATTTGTGTGGACGGCATTCCCATGGCCGACAAAACAATAGAAGAATTTATTGTGAAACAAGGCTACAATCCTTATCCGATCGTACGATATACGGAAAGAGCAGACATTGGAGCTGTTCATTTGCTCGAAGGCCATGTACTGTTATTTGTCGATACCTCCCCGAGCGTGATTATTTTGCCGGCAACTTTCTTTCACCATTTGCAGCATGCCGAGGAATACAGGCAGGCACCTGCTGTCGGCACCTTTATTCGCTGGCTCCGTTTTGGCGGTGTTCTGGCTTCTCTATTTTTGCTGCCGCTGTGGCTGCTTGTAGCGCTTCAGCCGGAATTGCTGCCGAAAGCACTTGAATTCATCGGACCGAATAAGGAAACGAATATTCCGCTTGTAATTCAGATCCTCTTGGCAGATGTAGGAGTTGAGTTCTTGCGGATTGCCGCCATTCACACACCGACACCGCTGTCGACCGCAATGGGGTTAATTGCCGCGGTATTAATTGGCCAGATTGCGATTGACGTCGGTTTATTTGTGCCTGAAGTGATCTTGTATATAGCCATTGCCTCAATCGGAACATACGCTACGCCGAGTTATGAATTAAGCATCGCGAATAAGTTAGCGAGGTTAGTGCTGCTGCTGGCAGTGGCGCTGTTTAAAGTGCCGGGATTTATGATTGCGTCAACCTGCATCATTATTTATTTAGCTCGGATGCGCGCCTTAAATACGCCGTATTTATGGCCGATCTTGCCGTTTGATCCCCAGTCGTTCAAGCAAGTGTTTATCAGAAAGGCAGTGCCTGCCTCCAAGCTTAGGCCCTCCATTGTTCACCCGATTGACCAGCGAAGACAGCCGGCTGGTAAATAA
- a CDS encoding stage V sporulation protein AB gives MNKKKAGFIVATVHNLTLIIIGLAGGLSVGAGYVAFITVLGIIPRLMQLTKSFCRIREYEWAVIMGVLAGTTISLFPVQLAANAAVMAPIGLLSGMFIGMLAAALTEVLNVFPTLAKRIGVYEWIIALMMAIALGKVAGSLFHWLYYVKL, from the coding sequence ATGAACAAAAAGAAAGCAGGATTTATCGTGGCTACCGTTCATAACCTTACGCTCATAATTATCGGTTTAGCGGGAGGGCTGTCGGTAGGAGCAGGGTACGTGGCTTTTATTACCGTGCTGGGAATTATTCCGCGGCTAATGCAGCTGACGAAATCTTTCTGCAGAATTAGAGAATACGAATGGGCGGTAATCATGGGAGTGCTTGCGGGGACAACAATCAGCCTGTTCCCGGTGCAGCTGGCTGCAAATGCCGCTGTTATGGCGCCCATCGGTTTATTAAGCGGGATGTTCATCGGAATGTTGGCGGCGGCTCTGACCGAGGTTCTGAATGTTTTTCCCACACTGGCAAAGCGGATCGGCGTTTATGAATGGATTATTGCGCTGATGATGGCAATCGCGCTTGGAAAGGTCGCGGGATCCTTATTTCACTGGCTCTACTATGTGAAGCTGTAA
- a CDS encoding stage V sporulation protein AA — protein METSIYIRLRHRIHLHMNTNVKLKDIAQVIAPESLLPALLYVEIYQIRPEDKQIIIIEAMAIVEKLLQQWPEADIQLIGPAQTIIDTAPPAKKSSFPLFIFVWWLLFIGAALTIMNFHEDVSMQAVHIKLYELVTGEQTEQPLVFQIPYSIGLGAGMILFFNHLFKKRFNEEPSPLEIEMFKYQQEINQYVILNEQKESRIYRGYRS, from the coding sequence ATGGAAACCTCCATATACATCAGGTTGCGGCATCGCATTCATCTTCATATGAATACGAACGTGAAACTGAAAGACATTGCTCAAGTTATTGCGCCCGAGAGTTTATTGCCCGCTCTTCTTTATGTGGAAATTTATCAAATTCGGCCAGAGGACAAGCAAATTATTATTATTGAAGCCATGGCAATCGTAGAGAAATTGCTTCAGCAATGGCCGGAGGCGGACATCCAGCTTATCGGACCGGCGCAAACGATCATTGACACGGCTCCTCCTGCTAAGAAATCCTCGTTTCCGCTGTTCATCTTCGTTTGGTGGCTGCTTTTTATCGGAGCAGCGTTAACGATTATGAATTTTCATGAAGATGTCAGCATGCAGGCGGTTCATATTAAGCTGTACGAATTGGTGACCGGTGAACAAACGGAGCAGCCGCTTGTTTTTCAAATTCCTTATTCGATTGGCCTGGGAGCGGGAATGATCTTGTTTTTCAACCACTTATTTAAAAAGCGGTTCAATGAAGAGCCCAGCCCCCTAGAAATAGAAATGTTTAAGTACCAGCAAGAGATTAATCAGTATGTCATTTTAAATGAACAAAAAGAAAGCAGGATTTATCGTGGCTACCGTTCATAA
- the sigF gene encoding RNA polymerase sporulation sigma factor SigF codes for MDVETKKEKLEILPDAELKKLIKESQDGSQEARDTIIERNMRLVWSVVQRFLNRGYDPDDLFQIGCIGLLKSVDKFDLSYDVKFSTYAVPMIIGEIQRFIRDDGSVKVSRSLKETGNKIRRARDELLKLHGRSPTIHEVADHLDISAEEAIMAQEAGRSPSSIHETIYENDGDPITLLDQMADKNSQQWFDQIALKEAIRELNERERLIVYLRYYKDQTQSEVAGRLGISQVQVSRLEKKILIEMKEKMKST; via the coding sequence ATGGATGTTGAAACAAAAAAAGAAAAGTTGGAAATCTTACCGGATGCTGAGCTGAAAAAGCTGATTAAAGAAAGCCAAGATGGAAGCCAGGAAGCGAGAGACACGATCATTGAGAGGAATATGCGGCTTGTCTGGTCCGTGGTTCAGCGTTTTTTGAATCGAGGATACGACCCGGATGATTTATTTCAAATCGGCTGTATCGGTTTGTTGAAGTCCGTTGATAAATTCGATTTAAGCTATGACGTTAAATTCTCTACTTACGCGGTACCGATGATTATCGGTGAAATTCAGCGGTTTATTCGCGATGACGGATCGGTAAAGGTCAGTCGTTCACTCAAGGAGACAGGGAATAAAATCCGCAGGGCGAGGGATGAACTATTGAAGCTGCACGGCCGATCGCCCACGATTCATGAAGTAGCCGATCATCTGGATATTTCGGCTGAAGAAGCCATTATGGCTCAAGAAGCCGGGCGCTCCCCATCATCCATTCATGAAACGATTTATGAAAATGATGGCGATCCGATCACTCTTCTTGATCAGATGGCGGATAAAAACAGTCAGCAGTGGTTTGATCAAATCGCCTTAAAAGAAGCCATCAGAGAGTTGAATGAAAGAGAAAGGCTGATTGTTTATTTGCGTTACTATAAAGATCAAACGCAATCTGAGGTCGCAGGCCGGCTGGGCATTTCTCAAGTGCAAGTGTCCAGGCTGGAGAAGAAAATTTTAATCGAGATGAAAGAGAAGATGAAATCCACCTAG
- the spoIIAB gene encoding anti-sigma F factor, translating into MRNEMNVQFSALSQNEAFARVTVAAFIAQMDPTMEELTEIKTVVSEAVTNAIIHGYEGNPAGMVYISVVMEDGVVDIVIRDEGVGMANVDEAREPLFTTKPELERSGMGFTIMENFMDEVEVISHQGSGTVLRLKKQIANKKAYCN; encoded by the coding sequence ATGAGAAATGAAATGAATGTTCAGTTTAGCGCGCTTAGTCAAAACGAGGCTTTTGCGCGGGTCACAGTCGCAGCTTTTATTGCGCAGATGGATCCGACGATGGAAGAGTTAACGGAAATCAAAACCGTTGTATCAGAGGCGGTCACCAATGCTATCATCCACGGCTATGAAGGAAACCCGGCCGGAATGGTCTATATATCCGTTGTAATGGAAGACGGAGTGGTCGATATTGTGATTCGTGATGAGGGAGTCGGCATGGCTAATGTGGATGAAGCAAGAGAACCTTTATTTACGACGAAGCCTGAGCTTGAGAGATCGGGAATGGGCTTTACCATCATGGAGAATTTTATGGATGAAGTGGAAGTGATTTCACATCAAGGATCAGGCACCGTTCTTCGATTAAAAAAGCAAATTGCCAATAAAAAAGCATATTGCAATTAA
- the spoIIAA gene encoding anti-sigma F factor antagonist, giving the protein MGLTVEMEVVDHILCLRLIGELDHHTAESLREQASEAIEGEEIRHIVLNLGDLTFMDSSGLGVILGRYKHIKQKNGEMVVCAISPAVKRLFEMSGLFKIVRMETSEQQALERLGAA; this is encoded by the coding sequence ATGGGCTTAACAGTTGAAATGGAAGTGGTTGATCATATTCTTTGTCTGCGGCTGATCGGTGAGCTCGATCATCATACAGCGGAATCACTTCGCGAACAAGCAAGTGAGGCAATTGAGGGAGAAGAGATTCGTCATATTGTTTTAAACCTTGGGGATTTAACCTTTATGGACAGTTCAGGGCTTGGTGTGATTTTAGGCAGATATAAGCATATAAAGCAGAAAAACGGAGAAATGGTCGTATGTGCGATTTCTCCAGCGGTGAAAAGGCTGTTTGAGATGTCCGGGTTATTTAAAATCGTTCGCATGGAAACATCTGAACAACAAGCGCTTGAACGATTGGGGGCGGCGTAG
- a CDS encoding D-alanyl-D-alanine carboxypeptidase family protein produces MRRRFLLFITVLFIGQYVPLSAFAEEAPAEKGMAENVKSAILLEQDTGAVLYEKNSHKPLPPASMTKIMTMLLIMEAIEQKKLTWDEKVRTSDHAASMGGSQIFLEPGEEMTVTEMMQGIAIGSANDASVAMAERVAGSEERFVELMNQKAKKLGLKQTQFKNATGLPEAGHYSSAYDMAKMAKELLKHKGITEFTGTYEAYLRNDSDKKFWLVNTNRLIKFYPGVDGLKTGFTNEAKYCLTTTAKKGNMRLIAVVFGAPTPKERNEQITKLMDYGFHQYMVKPLYEKGKEITHANVAKGHKNTVRLETGEKLSILKRQGEKNKGYQQQIQLKGDIHAPVKKGDKLGELKILQNGQTVSKTSLIAKEDVDKASWWQFYKKVFHAFTKTNDE; encoded by the coding sequence ATGAGGAGAAGATTCCTATTATTCATAACAGTTCTATTCATCGGGCAATATGTTCCTCTTTCTGCTTTTGCGGAAGAAGCACCGGCAGAGAAGGGCATGGCAGAGAATGTCAAATCGGCGATTTTGCTTGAGCAGGATACCGGTGCGGTACTGTATGAAAAAAATAGTCATAAACCGCTGCCCCCTGCCTCAATGACAAAGATTATGACGATGCTGCTTATCATGGAAGCGATTGAACAGAAGAAATTAACTTGGGATGAAAAGGTCCGAACAAGCGATCATGCTGCATCGATGGGCGGTTCGCAAATATTTTTGGAGCCTGGGGAAGAAATGACTGTCACAGAAATGATGCAGGGAATTGCCATCGGTTCGGCAAATGATGCTTCTGTCGCTATGGCTGAACGCGTTGCCGGCAGTGAAGAAAGATTCGTTGAATTGATGAATCAAAAAGCGAAAAAGCTCGGGTTGAAACAAACGCAATTTAAAAACGCCACAGGCCTGCCAGAAGCGGGACATTACAGCTCCGCTTATGATATGGCCAAGATGGCGAAAGAGCTGCTGAAGCATAAAGGGATCACTGAATTTACGGGGACTTACGAAGCTTATTTGCGAAATGACAGCGACAAAAAGTTCTGGCTTGTGAATACGAATCGTCTGATTAAATTTTACCCTGGGGTAGACGGACTGAAAACAGGGTTCACCAATGAAGCGAAGTACTGCTTAACGACAACGGCAAAAAAGGGAAATATGCGGCTGATTGCGGTCGTATTTGGCGCTCCGACCCCGAAAGAACGCAATGAGCAAATAACAAAGCTGATGGATTATGGTTTCCATCAATACATGGTAAAGCCGCTCTATGAAAAGGGCAAAGAAATCACCCATGCAAATGTGGCGAAAGGACATAAGAATACAGTCCGTCTAGAAACGGGTGAAAAGCTGTCCATATTAAAGAGACAAGGAGAGAAAAACAAAGGCTATCAGCAACAGATCCAATTGAAAGGCGATATTCATGCCCCTGTGAAAAAGGGAGACAAATTAGGTGAGTTGAAAATTTTGCAAAATGGCCAGACGGTTTCTAAAACTTCCTTGATCGCGAAAGAAGACGTTGACAAAGCAAGCTGGTGGCAATTTTATAAAAAGGTATTTCACGCATTTACTAAAACAAATGATGAATAA
- a CDS encoding pyrimidine-nucleoside phosphorylase, with protein sequence MRMVDLIQKKRDGEELTAEEIQFIVEGYTDGSIPDYQISSLLMAIYFKGMTAAELADLTMAMVASGDQIDLSAIEGVKVDKHSTGGVGDTTTLVLGPLVAAAGVPVAKMSGRGLGHTGGTIDKLESIEGFHVEITSDEFIELVNKNKIAVVGQTGNLTPADKKLYALRDVTGTVNSIPLIASSIMSKKIAAGADAIVLDVKTGAGALVKTLEDSRALAQAMVNIGNNVGRKTMAVISDMSQPLGFAIGNALEVREAIDTLKGEGPEDLTELCLVLGSHMVYAAGLAESLEDARQMLLKVINNGEALEKFRVFIEAQGGDGSIVDDPSKLPQAAYKFELPAKEEGYVAEIIADHVGTAAMWLGAGRATKDSEIDLAVGLMLNKKIGDHVNAGDSLVTIYSNREEISQVKEELYKSIILAKEAVAPPVLVHQEITKE encoded by the coding sequence ATGAGAATGGTGGACTTAATTCAAAAGAAACGCGATGGAGAGGAACTGACTGCGGAGGAAATTCAATTTATTGTAGAAGGCTATACGGACGGAAGCATCCCTGATTATCAGATCAGCTCTTTATTAATGGCGATCTACTTTAAAGGGATGACAGCAGCAGAGCTGGCGGATTTGACAATGGCGATGGTTGCTTCAGGCGATCAGATTGATTTATCTGCCATAGAAGGCGTGAAAGTGGATAAGCATTCCACCGGAGGCGTAGGAGATACAACCACATTAGTTCTTGGGCCGCTCGTCGCGGCTGCAGGCGTGCCGGTTGCCAAAATGAGCGGCCGCGGACTGGGGCATACAGGCGGTACGATTGATAAACTGGAATCGATCGAGGGCTTCCATGTGGAAATCACGAGCGATGAGTTTATCGAGCTCGTCAACAAAAATAAAATAGCGGTTGTCGGACAAACCGGCAATTTAACCCCTGCCGACAAGAAATTATATGCGCTGCGGGATGTGACAGGGACAGTCAACAGCATTCCGCTGATTGCCAGCTCTATCATGAGCAAAAAAATTGCAGCCGGCGCGGATGCGATCGTGCTGGATGTGAAAACAGGAGCAGGTGCTCTCGTGAAAACCCTTGAAGATTCACGCGCCCTTGCTCAAGCAATGGTCAACATCGGAAATAATGTCGGCCGCAAAACAATGGCCGTGATCTCCGACATGAGCCAGCCGCTGGGATTTGCCATCGGCAATGCTTTGGAGGTAAGAGAGGCTATTGATACGCTTAAAGGAGAAGGGCCTGAGGATTTAACGGAGCTTTGCTTAGTTCTCGGAAGCCATATGGTTTATGCGGCGGGTCTCGCTGAATCGTTGGAAGATGCGAGACAAATGCTGTTGAAAGTAATTAACAACGGCGAGGCTCTTGAGAAATTTAGAGTCTTTATAGAAGCCCAGGGCGGAGATGGTTCCATCGTTGACGATCCAAGCAAGCTTCCGCAAGCTGCTTACAAATTCGAACTGCCTGCGAAAGAAGAAGGGTACGTTGCAGAGATCATTGCCGACCATGTTGGCACGGCAGCCATGTGGCTGGGAGCCGGCCGGGCGACGAAAGATTCAGAGATAGATTTGGCTGTCGGATTAATGCTGAATAAGAAAATCGGCGATCACGTTAACGCCGGCGATTCTCTCGTTACGATTTACAGCAATCGTGAAGAAATCTCGCAAGTAAAAGAAGAATTGTATAAAAGCATAATACTTGCGAAAGAAGCCGTTGCTCCGCCGGTGCTCGTTCACCAAGAAATTACAAAAGAATAA
- a CDS encoding purine-nucleoside phosphorylase, translated as MNVEMIEKAAAYLEKTSQKSPKIGLILGSGLGVLANEIEKAVKVPYSDIPDFPISTVEGHAGQLVFGTLSGKEVVAMQGRFHFYEGYSFDQVTFPVRVMKALGVETLIVTNAAGGVNESFQPGDLMIIADHINMMGGNPLIGPNDSRLGVRFPDMSEAYSKKLRQLAKDVAASIHLKVQEGVYVGNTGPAYETPAEVRLARTIGGDAVGMSTVPEVIVARHSGLEVLGISCISNMAAGILDQPLTHTEVIETTEKVRADFLRYVKEMIKTM; from the coding sequence ATGAATGTAGAAATGATAGAAAAGGCGGCGGCCTATCTGGAGAAGACCAGTCAAAAGAGCCCGAAAATAGGGCTGATTTTAGGATCGGGGCTAGGCGTACTGGCCAATGAAATAGAAAAGGCTGTAAAAGTGCCATATAGTGATATTCCGGATTTTCCGATTTCAACGGTGGAAGGCCATGCCGGCCAGCTCGTATTCGGCACACTATCCGGAAAGGAAGTTGTCGCTATGCAGGGCCGCTTTCATTTTTATGAAGGCTATTCTTTTGATCAGGTAACATTTCCTGTGCGCGTTATGAAAGCGCTCGGTGTGGAGACGCTTATCGTAACGAATGCGGCTGGAGGCGTGAATGAGTCATTTCAGCCGGGAGATTTGATGATCATTGCGGATCATATCAACATGATGGGCGGCAATCCATTGATCGGACCGAATGACAGCCGTCTTGGCGTACGATTCCCTGATATGTCGGAAGCATACAGCAAAAAGCTGCGGCAGCTGGCAAAAGATGTAGCAGCCAGTATTCATTTAAAGGTTCAAGAAGGCGTCTATGTCGGAAATACAGGCCCAGCATACGAAACACCGGCTGAAGTGCGCCTTGCTAGAACGATTGGCGGCGATGCTGTGGGCATGTCCACTGTGCCAGAGGTAATCGTGGCGCGCCACAGCGGCTTAGAGGTGCTCGGTATTTCCTGCATTTCCAATATGGCGGCCGGCATCTTAGACCAGCCGCTTACTCATACGGAAGTAATAGAAACAACAGAGAAGGTGCGGGCTGATTTTCTGCGATACGTCAAGGAAATGATTAAAACGATGTAA
- the deoB gene encoding phosphopentomutase: MAATTYNRIHLMVMDSVGIGEAPDAQRFNDLGADTLGHIAENMNGLKMPNMAKLGLANIRPIKGLEKAEKPLAYYTKMQEASNGKDTMTGHWEIMGLNIQTPFQVFPEGFPDELIQELEERTGRKVIGNKPASGTVILDELGKEHMETGALIVYTSADSVLQIAAHEEVVPLEELYRICEIARELTMNEKYMVGRIIARPFIGTPGAFTRTANRHDYALKPFERTVMNELKDSGFDVIAIGKISDIYDGEGVTEAIRTVSNMDGMDRFIQVFDKEFTGLSFVNLVDFDALYGHRRDPEGYGRALEEFDARLPEVLEKMTDDDLLIITADHGNDPVHHGTDHTREYVPLLVYSKRFESGKELPLRNTFADIGATVAENFGIKLPKYGTSFLKDLK, encoded by the coding sequence GTGGCAGCCACTACATACAATCGTATCCATTTAATGGTGATGGATTCAGTAGGAATCGGAGAAGCGCCGGATGCACAAAGGTTTAATGATTTAGGGGCAGACACGCTTGGGCATATCGCAGAGAACATGAATGGCTTAAAGATGCCGAACATGGCGAAGCTGGGCCTGGCCAATATCCGTCCGATTAAAGGGCTGGAGAAAGCCGAGAAACCGCTCGCTTATTATACGAAAATGCAGGAAGCCTCCAATGGAAAAGACACCATGACCGGTCATTGGGAAATTATGGGCCTGAATATTCAGACGCCTTTTCAAGTGTTTCCGGAAGGCTTCCCTGATGAATTAATTCAGGAGCTTGAGGAAAGAACGGGAAGAAAGGTTATCGGAAACAAACCGGCAAGCGGCACGGTTATTCTTGATGAACTTGGCAAGGAGCACATGGAAACAGGCGCGCTCATCGTGTACACATCCGCAGATTCCGTTTTGCAAATTGCCGCCCATGAAGAAGTCGTTCCGTTAGAGGAATTATACCGAATTTGTGAGATCGCGCGAGAGCTGACGATGAATGAGAAATATATGGTGGGGCGCATCATTGCCCGTCCGTTCATCGGCACTCCAGGAGCGTTTACCCGCACAGCCAACCGGCATGACTACGCGTTAAAGCCGTTTGAACGCACGGTGATGAACGAACTGAAAGATAGCGGCTTCGACGTAATCGCCATCGGAAAAATTTCGGATATTTATGACGGGGAGGGCGTTACAGAAGCGATTCGAACCGTCTCGAATATGGATGGAATGGATCGGTTTATTCAAGTGTTTGACAAGGAATTCACCGGATTAAGCTTTGTCAACCTTGTAGATTTTGACGCTCTGTATGGCCATCGCCGCGACCCGGAAGGATATGGGCGGGCGCTGGAAGAATTTGATGCCAGACTGCCAGAGGTGCTGGAAAAAATGACGGATGATGATTTGCTGATCATTACAGCTGACCACGGAAATGATCCGGTTCACCACGGAACGGACCATACGCGAGAATATGTGCCGCTTTTAGTCTATTCAAAACGTTTTGAAAGTGGTAAAGAACTTCCGCTCCGAAATACATTTGCCGATATTGGCGCGACGGTGGCAGAGAATTTCGGTATCAAGCTGCCGAAATATGGTACAAGCTTCTTAAAAGATTTAAAGTAA